A genomic region of Deinococcus sp. KSM4-11 contains the following coding sequences:
- a CDS encoding AAA family ATPase translates to MTACLYLLIGLPGAGKTTLARRLEVEHAALRLTPDEWMTPLFGAGESGEKRWVLESVLLWGVAARALGLGVNVILDYGCWAREERDLFRTRSAALGVNFELHVLDVPLDTLWDRLKRRNQLRPPDTFPVTREQLDEWAGWYEVPGADELAVTDSPPFSSRVWIVDH, encoded by the coding sequence ATGACCGCCTGCCTGTACCTTCTGATCGGTCTGCCCGGTGCGGGCAAGACGACCCTGGCCCGACGCCTGGAGGTCGAACACGCCGCGCTGCGCCTGACGCCGGACGAGTGGATGACCCCCCTGTTCGGGGCCGGAGAATCGGGCGAGAAACGCTGGGTGCTGGAATCCGTCCTGCTGTGGGGTGTGGCGGCCCGTGCCCTGGGTCTGGGCGTGAACGTGATCCTCGATTACGGCTGCTGGGCGCGGGAGGAACGCGACCTGTTCCGCACCCGGTCGGCGGCCCTCGGGGTGAACTTCGAGCTGCATGTGCTGGACGTGCCCCTCGACACGTTGTGGGATCGCCTGAAACGCCGCAACCAGCTGCGCCCGCCCGATACGTTTCCGGTCACGCGGGAACAGCTGGACGAGTGGGCCGGATGGTACGAGGTGCCGGGCGCAGACGAGCTGGCTGTCACGGACTCACCGCCGTTCAGCTCGCGGGTTTGGATCGTCGACCACTGA
- a CDS encoding valine--tRNA ligase — MTDATSISAADAAPDTDSALAKTFDPQTVEPKWAQRWRSEPFRADATSGKEPFTIVIPPPNVTGNLHLGHALDNTLIDTLIRFKRMAGFEALYLPGMDHAGISTQVVVERQLREQGVSRHDLGRERFLDNVWEWKAESGGMILNQLSRLGVSADWTRERFTMDEGLSRAVRHQFVKLYHDGAAYRGERIVNWDVAAQTTLSELEIDREVRRGKMTTLSYKLRDPQALSSNGEPGEIRIATVRPETIFADQAIAVHPTDERFAHLIGHEARIPLTDRYVPIIADDAVEMEFGVGALKITPAHDPTDFEIGERHGLARPSVIDLTGNLTGDLVPDAFRGMERFAARKAVVKALTESGDLIEEEDHDTAIGLSERTKVPVEPIVSTQWFVHMKPFAQQVLDGLEKGEIHLTPERYAKVNRDWLENIRDWNISRQLWWGHQIPAWYDDQGTIYVPDPENPDLDCDQDPRYAHLTLTRDPDVFDTWFSSNLWPFSTLGWPDVDSEDFRKFYPTQVLVTGYDILFFWVARMQMAGYGLTGQSPFSTVMLHGLYLDEKGQKMSKSKGNGIDPLNLFDQYGVDACRFAFAFLSTGGQDIRHDPRRFEQGRNFVNKLWNAARFARMRLGEATAALTGTDDLTRYVRAASEAPTGPMPRSRDIIAALKERSELSLADRWIISRLNSVTAEATAHLNDFDLGAAIRVLYAFTWDEFCDWYIEAAKPALSAGNLGTLATLKAVLEHILKLLHPFMPFVTSEIYASLGHRQQLAVHTWPIQHAELHDTAATQAFTALRAAVAAARSLKNELGMSPQDRLNVLVEGDLAGTVHDNAAVVEAIARVTLVPSLEGRTLTLVEQGVTVRAPLEGTVDIADWLGKQKKRLAEFDKQIKQAQGKLNNEGFVARAPAEVIEEEKRRVADFGAQKERLEGVLAQFS, encoded by the coding sequence ATGACTGACGCCACTTCCATCTCGGCTGCCGATGCCGCCCCAGACACCGATTCCGCCCTGGCGAAGACCTTCGACCCGCAGACCGTCGAGCCGAAGTGGGCGCAGCGCTGGCGCAGCGAGCCGTTCCGGGCCGATGCCACCAGCGGCAAGGAACCGTTCACGATCGTGATCCCGCCGCCGAACGTGACGGGGAATCTGCACCTGGGGCACGCGCTGGACAACACCCTGATCGACACCCTGATCCGGTTCAAGCGCATGGCGGGCTTCGAGGCGCTGTACCTGCCGGGCATGGATCATGCCGGGATCAGCACGCAGGTGGTGGTGGAGCGGCAGCTGCGCGAGCAGGGCGTGTCCCGCCATGACCTGGGCCGTGAGCGCTTTCTGGACAACGTGTGGGAGTGGAAGGCCGAATCTGGCGGCATGATCCTGAACCAGCTGTCGCGCCTGGGCGTAAGTGCGGACTGGACGCGTGAGCGCTTCACCATGGACGAGGGTCTGAGCCGCGCCGTGCGCCACCAGTTCGTGAAGCTCTATCACGACGGGGCCGCGTACCGGGGCGAGCGGATCGTGAACTGGGACGTGGCCGCGCAGACCACCCTGAGCGAACTGGAGATCGACCGTGAGGTGAGACGGGGCAAGATGACCACCCTGTCGTACAAACTGCGCGATCCGCAGGCACTGTCCAGCAACGGCGAGCCCGGCGAGATCCGCATTGCCACGGTGCGCCCGGAGACGATCTTCGCGGATCAGGCCATCGCCGTGCATCCCACCGATGAGCGGTTCGCGCATCTGATCGGTCACGAAGCCCGCATTCCCCTGACCGACCGCTACGTGCCGATCATCGCGGACGACGCCGTGGAGATGGAGTTCGGCGTGGGTGCCCTGAAGATCACGCCCGCGCACGATCCCACCGACTTCGAGATCGGGGAGCGTCATGGGCTCGCCCGGCCCAGCGTAATCGACCTGACCGGGAACCTGACCGGCGACCTCGTGCCTGACGCCTTCCGGGGCATGGAACGCTTCGCCGCGCGCAAGGCCGTCGTGAAGGCCCTGACCGAATCCGGCGACCTGATCGAGGAAGAAGACCACGACACGGCCATCGGCCTGAGCGAGCGCACCAAGGTACCCGTCGAGCCGATCGTGTCTACGCAATGGTTCGTGCACATGAAGCCCTTCGCGCAGCAGGTGCTGGACGGCCTGGAGAAGGGCGAGATCCACCTCACTCCCGAACGCTACGCCAAGGTGAACCGTGACTGGCTGGAGAACATTCGCGACTGGAACATCAGCCGGCAGCTGTGGTGGGGCCACCAGATTCCCGCGTGGTACGACGATCAGGGCACGATCTACGTGCCGGATCCCGAGAATCCCGATCTGGACTGCGACCAGGATCCCCGCTACGCTCACCTGACCCTGACCCGCGATCCGGACGTGTTCGACACGTGGTTCTCCAGCAACCTGTGGCCGTTCAGCACCCTCGGCTGGCCGGACGTGGACAGCGAGGATTTCCGGAAGTTCTACCCCACGCAGGTGCTGGTGACCGGCTACGACATCCTGTTCTTCTGGGTGGCGCGCATGCAGATGGCCGGATATGGCCTGACCGGCCAGTCGCCCTTCAGCACGGTCATGCTGCACGGCCTGTACCTGGACGAGAAGGGCCAGAAGATGTCCAAGAGCAAGGGCAACGGCATCGATCCCCTGAACCTGTTCGACCAGTACGGCGTGGACGCCTGCCGGTTCGCCTTCGCGTTCCTGTCGACCGGCGGTCAGGACATCCGGCACGATCCCCGGCGCTTCGAGCAGGGCCGGAACTTCGTGAACAAGCTCTGGAATGCTGCGCGTTTCGCCCGCATGCGCCTGGGTGAGGCCACCGCCGCCCTGACCGGCACGGACGACCTGACCCGCTACGTGCGCGCCGCCTCCGAAGCGCCGACCGGGCCGATGCCACGCAGCCGCGACATCATTGCGGCCCTGAAGGAGCGCTCTGAACTGAGCCTCGCCGACCGCTGGATCATCTCCCGCCTGAACTCCGTGACTGCCGAGGCCACCGCGCACCTGAACGACTTCGACCTGGGGGCCGCGATCCGCGTGCTCTACGCCTTCACCTGGGACGAATTCTGCGACTGGTACATCGAGGCGGCCAAACCTGCCCTGAGCGCCGGCAACCTCGGCACCCTCGCCACGCTGAAGGCCGTGCTGGAGCACATCCTGAAACTCCTGCACCCCTTCATGCCCTTCGTGACCAGCGAGATCTACGCCTCGCTCGGGCACCGGCAGCAGCTTGCCGTGCATACCTGGCCGATCCAGCACGCTGAGCTGCACGACACGGCGGCCACCCAGGCGTTTACCGCGCTGCGCGCCGCCGTGGCCGCCGCCCGCAGCCTGAAGAACGAACTGGGCATGAGCCCGCAGGATCGCCTGAATGTCCTCGTCGAGGGCGACCTGGCCGGCACCGTGCATGACAATGCTGCCGTAGTGGAGGCCATCGCCCGCGTGACCCTGGTGCCCAGCCTGGAGGGCCGCACGCTGACCCTGGTCGAGCAGGGTGTGACGGTGCGGGCGCCACTGGAAGGCACGGTGGACATTGCCGACTGGCTCGGCAAGCAGAAAAAACGCCTCGCCGAGTTCGACAAGCAGATCAAGCAGGCGCAGGGCAAGCTGAACAACGAGGGCTTCGTGGCCCGCGCTCCGGCCGAGGTCATCGAGGAAGAAAAACGCCGCGTGGCCGACTTCGGCGCGCAGAAGGAGCGGCTGGAAGGGGTGCTGGCGCAGTTCAGCTGA
- a CDS encoding AraC family transcriptional regulator, which produces MTAPPTDLETMALAGRERAVFTRPPGLRGVELLSATFVSHRYLPHAHDTVALALIERGAERYRYRGAQVRAGVGEVATVLPGEMHTGEAVTPDGWSYRVLYLHPDWLVGADGRPLAGFRNDVLADAALSRALRRAHRALLSADATTLARETVLHGVIDHLSVHADHRIGRELPRVPEAVWSVKARLDATPEAAVSLSDLAAGVGLSASHLSRSFTQSVGAPPHAYQMAARVRLARALLDSGESVAGAALRAGFADQSHLTRVFRRVVGLTPGVYQRSL; this is translated from the coding sequence ATGACCGCACCGCCCACTGACCTGGAGACCATGGCGCTGGCGGGGCGCGAACGGGCGGTCTTCACCCGGCCCCCAGGGCTGCGCGGCGTGGAGCTGCTGTCGGCGACCTTCGTCAGCCACCGCTACCTGCCGCACGCGCACGACACTGTGGCGCTGGCCCTGATCGAGCGGGGCGCCGAGCGGTACCGGTACCGGGGCGCGCAGGTGCGGGCCGGCGTGGGCGAGGTGGCGACCGTGCTGCCGGGCGAAATGCACACGGGGGAGGCGGTCACGCCCGACGGGTGGTCTTACCGCGTGCTGTACCTGCATCCAGACTGGCTGGTCGGCGCGGATGGGCGCCCCCTGGCCGGCTTCCGGAACGACGTCCTGGCCGACGCCGCCCTGAGCCGGGCGCTGAGGCGGGCGCACCGGGCGCTGCTGTCGGCCGACGCGACCACCCTCGCGCGCGAGACGGTATTGCACGGCGTGATCGACCACCTGTCTGTCCACGCCGACCACAGGATCGGCCGGGAGTTGCCCAGGGTTCCGGAGGCCGTATGGTCGGTGAAGGCCCGGCTGGACGCGACCCCGGAGGCCGCCGTCAGCTTGAGCGACCTGGCGGCGGGGGTGGGCCTGAGCGCCTCTCACCTGAGCCGGTCGTTCACGCAGAGCGTGGGCGCGCCCCCCCACGCGTACCAGATGGCGGCGCGCGTCCGGCTGGCCCGCGCCCTGCTCGACTCGGGCGAGAGTGTCGCCGGAGCGGCGCTCAGGGCAGGCTTCGCAGACCAGAGTCACCTGACCCGCGTGTTCCGGCGGGTAGTGGGACTCACGCCGGGCGTCTACCAGCGGTCTCTGTGA
- a CDS encoding AzlC family ABC transporter permease has translation MSESLSFWPTFWRGFRVMVPLWPGMVPFAVAYAVTARGAGLSVWDTQAMSLTVFAGASQFAAAGLFASGASAVGIVLTTFLLNARHVLYGLSLAQILPLSPRQRLVAAQFLTDEAYGMSTVHGPRDLGGLSFAFLLGTELSLYSVWNASTLLGALAGQVLPDPAALGVGVIFPLAFLMLLVPLVASRMALVVALGSGLVAWGLSRLLPGGLVILLTGVGGALLGAWLTTRRSAP, from the coding sequence ATGAGCGAGTCGTTGTCCTTCTGGCCGACCTTCTGGCGCGGCTTCCGCGTGATGGTGCCCCTGTGGCCGGGCATGGTTCCGTTCGCGGTGGCCTACGCGGTCACCGCGCGCGGCGCGGGCCTGAGCGTGTGGGACACCCAGGCGATGAGCCTGACGGTGTTCGCCGGAGCCAGCCAGTTCGCAGCGGCGGGCCTGTTCGCATCCGGGGCGTCGGCGGTGGGGATCGTCCTCACGACGTTTCTGCTGAACGCCCGTCACGTCCTGTACGGCCTGAGTCTGGCCCAGATCCTGCCCCTGTCGCCCCGGCAACGGCTGGTGGCCGCGCAGTTCCTGACGGACGAGGCCTACGGCATGAGCACGGTTCACGGCCCGCGCGACCTGGGCGGTTTGAGTTTCGCCTTCCTGCTGGGCACGGAACTAAGCCTGTACAGCGTGTGGAATGCGTCCACGCTGCTCGGCGCCCTGGCCGGGCAGGTGCTGCCGGATCCGGCGGCGCTGGGGGTGGGCGTGATCTTCCCGCTGGCCTTCCTGATGCTGCTGGTGCCCCTGGTGGCCAGCCGCATGGCGCTGGTCGTGGCGTTGGGGTCCGGACTGGTCGCGTGGGGGCTTTCCCGCCTTCTGCCCGGCGGTCTGGTGATCCTGCTGACCGGGGTGGGCGGCGCGCTGCTGGGGGCGTGGCTGACCACCCGCCGGAGCGCTCCATGA
- a CDS encoding cysteine desulfurase family protein: MIYLDYAATHPMRREALDAYARAAALPGNPASVHAAGQAARERLEEGRARVAAAFGVDPRTLIANSGGTEGDNHVLIGTARSWQDRHSRPGHMITTPTEHSAVLAPARWLQAQGWEVTFLTPDRHGRYDPVELAGALRDDTALVSVHHANNELGSVQDTAALCAVARDRGVPYHTDAVQAPGVLRVDLPGWGVDFATFSAHKWGGPRGVGFVYIRRGTVLAPVTLGGGQEGGLRPGTQDTAGVSAAGVALTVAEAEREATFAHLRILRERFVQAVSDVPGVLFNHAPDGSPKVVNLTIPGTDGEALLMNLDMLGIAASAGSACSAGTMQPSHVLTAIGLSEADARSSLRFSFGAATTGTEVDEAARALVQAANWSRT; this comes from the coding sequence ATGATCTACCTCGACTACGCTGCGACCCATCCGATGCGGCGGGAAGCGCTCGACGCCTACGCACGCGCGGCAGCCCTGCCGGGCAATCCGGCCAGCGTGCACGCGGCCGGTCAGGCGGCGCGTGAACGTCTGGAAGAGGGCCGGGCGCGGGTGGCCGCCGCGTTCGGCGTCGATCCGCGCACGCTGATCGCCAACAGTGGCGGCACCGAGGGTGACAATCACGTCCTGATCGGTACTGCGCGGTCGTGGCAGGACAGACACAGCCGCCCTGGCCACATGATCACCACGCCCACTGAGCACTCGGCGGTTCTGGCCCCCGCCCGCTGGTTGCAGGCGCAGGGCTGGGAGGTGACGTTCCTGACGCCGGATCGGCATGGCCGCTACGATCCGGTCGAACTCGCGGGCGCCCTGCGGGACGACACGGCCCTGGTGTCCGTCCACCACGCGAACAACGAGCTTGGCAGCGTGCAGGACACTGCGGCCCTCTGCGCCGTGGCCCGAGACCGCGGGGTGCCCTACCACACGGATGCCGTGCAGGCCCCCGGCGTCCTGCGGGTCGACCTGCCCGGCTGGGGCGTGGATTTCGCGACCTTCAGCGCGCACAAGTGGGGCGGGCCACGCGGCGTGGGATTCGTGTACATCCGACGCGGCACGGTGCTGGCTCCGGTCACGCTGGGTGGCGGGCAGGAGGGCGGCCTGCGCCCCGGCACGCAGGACACAGCGGGTGTCTCTGCGGCGGGCGTGGCCCTGACTGTGGCCGAGGCGGAACGCGAGGCGACCTTCGCCCACCTCCGTATCCTGCGCGAGCGGTTCGTGCAGGCCGTGTCGGACGTTCCCGGCGTGCTGTTCAACCACGCGCCAGACGGCAGTCCGAAGGTCGTGAACCTGACCATTCCCGGCACGGATGGCGAGGCCCTGCTGATGAACCTCGACATGCTTGGCATTGCCGCCAGTGCGGGCAGCGCGTGCAGCGCGGGAACCATGCAGCCCAGCCACGTCCTCACCGCCATCGGCCTGAGCGAAGCGGACGCCCGCTCGTCGCTGCGCTTCAGTTTCGGCGCAGCCACCACAGGGACAGAGGTGGACGAGGCGGCGAGGGCACTGGTTCAGGCGGCCAACTGGAGTCGCACGTAA
- a CDS encoding AzlD domain-containing protein, with the protein MSPLLVIVAMWVVTYPVRWLGLRLGGTRLPPFWLAFLRFVPVSVFAALVVPELLGTPEWPRRVVGALVGAALMWRTRNLALGILGGFAAYWVARLAGA; encoded by the coding sequence ATGAGTCCACTGCTGGTGATCGTTGCGATGTGGGTGGTGACCTACCCGGTGCGCTGGCTGGGGCTGCGGCTGGGAGGGACGCGCTTGCCGCCCTTCTGGCTGGCCTTTCTGCGCTTCGTGCCGGTCAGCGTGTTCGCCGCATTGGTCGTCCCGGAGCTGCTCGGCACGCCGGAGTGGCCACGCCGCGTGGTGGGCGCGCTGGTGGGCGCGGCCCTGATGTGGCGCACGCGGAATCTGGCCCTGGGCATCCTGGGCGGCTTCGCCGCGTACTGGGTGGCCCGGCTGGCCGGCGCGTGA
- a CDS encoding PASTA domain-containing protein: protein MTSLPPSPTRIDGKYDVLRELSRQGNVTLSEVRAAQGVTRTVAWFDVATPTARQAFHSYRSVLRALNPAGLTDVVARPGAYYTVWQAIAGAPLSAFLAQSVRPAEAVEALRTLAARLAEHGYALPDADVVVDGHDARIAFLHALDAPRSPENVAALNTQTLASLNGGRVRRPRQPGAWLAFVPGLLFLGGAGYLGAQAAQTYLNPPIREVTDVTGQEAQAAARKLSALGFRVEYTQGQTGGRAIGSIIRQDPPAGTNLPLGRLITLTVNNPPATEVPRLEEMNVSQAKDALKDRAMVLGKVIKVDGTLTNTPEGRIVSQLPEPGSSAQRGQQVQVMVSTGVAGKETWLPLLTGLTVEQAKQHARAAGLIVTQVKEQPSEKDAGTVLGQTPAAFVRVASGSPVVLTVAVARYSAPSRPADSLPLPPVYVPPTPVQPEPAQPEVPAQPEAPAPDSTTTPSTTPTDGSTAPVVPVTPETIPATPGTSTPDTTAPTTGTSSPTPTSPDATPAATTPDTAARTVTFRYTFPANLPDGSYSVVVKDANGERQIMPAADAGVLRGLAATSAEAPVTGDAVFIIRKDGVDFATVTP, encoded by the coding sequence ATGACGAGTCTCCCGCCCTCCCCCACCAGGATCGACGGAAAGTACGACGTGTTGCGCGAACTGTCGCGCCAGGGCAACGTCACCCTGTCCGAGGTGCGCGCCGCACAGGGCGTAACCCGGACGGTCGCATGGTTCGACGTGGCGACCCCCACCGCCCGCCAGGCGTTCCACAGTTACCGGTCCGTGCTCCGCGCCCTGAACCCCGCGGGCCTGACGGATGTGGTGGCGCGTCCCGGCGCGTACTACACGGTGTGGCAGGCCATCGCCGGCGCGCCCCTCTCAGCGTTCCTGGCCCAGAGTGTCCGACCCGCCGAGGCGGTCGAGGCCCTGCGTACTCTGGCCGCCCGGCTGGCCGAGCACGGGTACGCCCTGCCCGACGCGGACGTGGTCGTGGATGGACACGACGCCCGGATCGCGTTCCTGCATGCGCTGGACGCGCCGCGCTCCCCCGAGAACGTGGCGGCCCTGAACACGCAGACGCTCGCCTCGCTCAATGGAGGCCGGGTGCGGCGCCCGCGGCAGCCGGGGGCCTGGCTGGCCTTCGTGCCCGGCCTGCTGTTCCTGGGGGGCGCGGGGTACCTGGGCGCGCAGGCCGCGCAGACGTACCTGAATCCGCCGATACGTGAGGTCACGGACGTGACCGGCCAGGAGGCGCAGGCGGCCGCCCGCAAGCTGAGCGCCCTGGGCTTCCGGGTCGAGTACACGCAGGGCCAGACCGGTGGACGGGCCATCGGGTCGATCATCCGGCAGGATCCGCCCGCCGGAACCAATCTGCCCCTGGGCCGCTTGATCACGCTGACCGTGAACAACCCCCCGGCCACCGAGGTGCCCCGCCTGGAGGAGATGAACGTCTCACAGGCGAAGGATGCCCTGAAAGACCGGGCCATGGTGCTCGGCAAGGTCATCAAGGTCGACGGCACGCTCACGAACACCCCGGAGGGCCGGATCGTGAGCCAGTTGCCGGAACCCGGCTCGTCCGCGCAGCGTGGGCAGCAGGTGCAGGTCATGGTGAGCACCGGCGTGGCCGGCAAGGAAACATGGCTGCCGCTGCTCACGGGCCTCACGGTCGAGCAGGCCAAGCAGCATGCCCGCGCCGCCGGGCTGATCGTCACGCAGGTCAAGGAGCAGCCGAGCGAGAAGGACGCGGGCACGGTGCTCGGGCAGACGCCCGCCGCCTTCGTGCGCGTGGCCTCGGGCAGTCCGGTCGTGCTCACGGTGGCCGTCGCCCGCTACAGCGCGCCCAGCCGCCCGGCCGACAGCCTGCCGCTGCCGCCCGTGTACGTTCCACCGACCCCCGTTCAGCCCGAACCCGCGCAGCCGGAGGTGCCGGCCCAGCCGGAAGCGCCCGCACCGGATTCCACGACCACACCATCCACCACACCGACCGATGGCTCCACGGCGCCGGTCGTTCCCGTGACACCAGAGACCATTCCGGCCACACCCGGCACCTCGACCCCGGACACCACCGCCCCGACGACCGGCACGTCCAGCCCAACCCCGACCAGCCCCGACGCCACGCCCGCCGCAACCACGCCCGACACGGCCGCGCGCACGGTGACCTTCCGCTACACCTTCCCGGCGAACCTGCCCGACGGCTCGTACTCCGTGGTCGTGAAGGATGCAAACGGCGAGAGGCAGATCATGCCGGCCGCCGACGCCGGCGTGCTGCGCGGTCTGGCCGCCACCAGCGCGGAGGCGCCCGTGACCGGCGACGCCGTGTTCATCATCCGCAAGGACGGCGTGGATTTCGCCACCGTGACGCCCTGA